Within the Sulfurospirillum barnesii SES-3 genome, the region CTTCGACTTTGGTTTTGGCACTTGCTAAAGAGCCAATCTCATCAATGAGATGGACATTGAGCGCTTTACTAGCGATAAAAACTTGTGCGTTGGCAAACTCATCGGGTTTGGCAAGGTTGAGTCCTCGTGCTGTTGCAACATCTTTGACAAACAAATCATACGCATCGTCAATTAAACTCTTGAGTGCCCCTCTCTCTTTGGGTGTCCATTCACGAGTAAAAGTGCCCATTTGTTTATATTCACCTGCACTTAAGACCTGCTCAGAGATGCCCAGTTTTTTTGCTAACTCTGCCACATTGGGTGCTTGAAACAAAACCCCAATCGAGCCAATGAATGCCCCTGGGTTGGCGATAATGTAGTTCGACCAAATGGAAGCGTAGTAACTGCCACTGGTCATACTACCACCTGCGTATGCCACAACAGGTTTTTTCTCTGCAAGGCGTTTGACCGCCATGGAAAGTTCAATAGAAGGAGCCAGTGCACCCCCTGGGGAGTCTACATGTAAAAGCACACCTTTGATATTTTCATCGCTTTGTACTTTTTCGATGTTTTCTAAAATCTCTTCAATATTTAAGATTTCTCCCTCAATCTTGATGATAGCAAGATTGGGCGTTTTAAGCTCATCTTGTGAGCCAAAAATCAGTACTAAAAGCAGTAAAAAAAGCATCGCTTTAAAGTGGTTTTGGATGTAGTTAAAAATGGCACCTATCCAAAGAAAAGGTTTTTTAAGGGTTTCTAGCATGGTTGTTTTCCGTCAATAAAGGTTAAATGGGTTGTGTGGGTGTGTAAAATAAGGTGTAAAGGCAGGGTGGAAAGCTCACATGATTGGGGTAGGGTTACGACAATCATATCCGAAGCTAAGCCCTCTTTTAAAGCACCGCAGGGAAGTTTTAACGCATGTGCGGCGTTACATGTAACGCTTTGAAGCAGGGTTCTTGCTAAGGCATTCAGTTCCATATTGGTGTGCATCATCAACGCACTGCGCATCTCATCCCAGAGGCTTAGGGAAATGTTGGAACTCAGTCCATCGGTTCCAAGTGTTAGTTTAATCTTTTCATTTTCGACACGCTCTACATCCAGTTTCCCCACGCCTAAGAGTCGGTTGGAAACAGGGCAATGGGTCAGGGTTGCGTTTTGTTTGGAGATAGTTTCTAACTCTTCCTTACTCGCTTGAACACCATGCGTAAACAAGGTAGCATTGTTTTCAAAAAGAGCAAGATATTCTAGGCTTGTGCACATTGGTTTGGCGTGAGGGTTAAAGGCAGTAAAAAAGGTTTGAAAATCCCCACTTCCCTCATCTATCCATGCGCGCTCTGCTTGAGACTCCATAAAATGGGTAGAGACCACACAGTCCTCATCTTCGGCTAATTTGAGAGCTTTTTTCGCCAAAATTGGATGGGTGGAGTAGGGCGAATGCACTGAAATAGCAGGGATAAAGTGTTTACATGTAAACTCCTTGCTCGCTTCCAAGCGCCCTCTAAAATCGTTGTACATCACATCGACGGCACTAGGGACTGAGCCTAGCACTTCATTAAAATAAACCACCCGTTGAGGGGCGTTGACACACGCTTCCAAATCAGCGCCAAAACTGCTAATCGCACCAAGGCTGGTTGTACCACTTTTAAGCATTTCAGTGAGTTTACATGTAATGAGCTCTGTGGTTGCAAGTGCGCTCAGCTCATCCCTGTGGGCGATGACCGATTGAAGCCATGGTATAAAATCGCCATAATGTAGCATACTTTGGTTTGCGCTAAATTCTAAATGCACGTGGCTGTTAATGAGTCCTGGTAAAAGAACACTGTTTTTTGGGGTTTCGATGCATGTTACGGTGGGGTGTTTTTCTTTGAGGATGGAGGCTTTTCCTACCTCTAAAATCTGTGCATCAAACAGCACCGCACCCTCTTCAATGATTTCGAAATGTTCATTACATGTAAGAATAAAATCGGCGGTTATAAGTGTCACATTTTTCCTTTGTTTAGACGATACATTCGTGTAATTGTATCGTAAAGTAAGTGTGGCTATAATAGAACAAAATTTTTAACAAAAGGTAATCCATGAAAATTGTTGTGATTCAAGGTCCAAATTTAAATATGCTCGGTCATCGTGAACAAAATGTTTATGGTGCGATGAAACTAGAGGAAATCCATTCTCAAATGGAAGCGGTTGCAAAGCAAAATAACTTTGAAATTGAGTTCTTTCAATCCAATTTAGAGGGTGAAATTGTCGATAAAATTCAAGAGTGTTTGGGCGATGCCGATGGTATTATTATCAATCCAGCGGCGTACACACATAGCTCTATTGCCATTCGTGATGCCATTAGTGCGGTTGCTTTGCCAGCGATTGAGGTGCACATTAGCAATATTTACCGACGTGAAGAGTTCCGTCAAAAAAGCATGACCGCAGCGGTATGTACAGGTCAAATCAGTGGTTTTGGACCTTTTGGTTACCACCTTGCGATGATTTCCATGATGCAAATGCTAGGCGAACTTGATGCGCTTCGTAAAGCACAAATCGCACAACAACAAGTAGCACAAGCCTAACGTGAACAACTACATTCTCCAAAATGAAAACGCACTCTATTATGAGTGCGGTTTTTCATGCGATCATGCTATTTTTTTAAAGCTCGGCAGTGAAGCTTTTTTTATTACAGATGCTCGCTATACCACAGAAGCTTCTGAAGCCATTGCAAATGCGACGGTTTTAGAGGGGGCTAGAGGCGATTTACTCAAAACCGCACGCCTTTTAATTCGAAAAAGTGGAATCAAATCGCTTTGTTACAATCCTGCTGAATGGGACGTTGAGGCCTATGCCAAACTCTCTGAGACCTTGCGTATCACCTTTTGTAAACGACCCAATTTTTCGCAGCAAAAACGTATGATTAAAACAAAGGGTGAGC harbors:
- the sppA gene encoding signal peptide peptidase SppA, whose protein sequence is MLETLKKPFLWIGAIFNYIQNHFKAMLFLLLLVLIFGSQDELKTPNLAIIKIEGEILNIEEILENIEKVQSDENIKGVLLHVDSPGGALAPSIELSMAVKRLAEKKPVVAYAGGSMTSGSYYASIWSNYIIANPGAFIGSIGVLFQAPNVAELAKKLGISEQVLSAGEYKQMGTFTREWTPKERGALKSLIDDAYDLFVKDVATARGLNLAKPDEFANAQVFIASKALNVHLIDEIGSLASAKTKVEELANVTHPVWQKPDAMDKWMKKLQSSAKLPLLNTMGYLK
- the mqnF gene encoding aminofutalosine deaminase family hydrolase; protein product: MTLITADFILTCNEHFEIIEEGAVLFDAQILEVGKASILKEKHPTVTCIETPKNSVLLPGLINSHVHLEFSANQSMLHYGDFIPWLQSVIAHRDELSALATTELITCKLTEMLKSGTTSLGAISSFGADLEACVNAPQRVVYFNEVLGSVPSAVDVMYNDFRGRLEASKEFTCKHFIPAISVHSPYSTHPILAKKALKLAEDEDCVVSTHFMESQAERAWIDEGSGDFQTFFTAFNPHAKPMCTSLEYLALFENNATLFTHGVQASKEELETISKQNATLTHCPVSNRLLGVGKLDVERVENEKIKLTLGTDGLSSNISLSLWDEMRSALMMHTNMELNALARTLLQSVTCNAAHALKLPCGALKEGLASDMIVVTLPQSCELSTLPLHLILHTHTTHLTFIDGKQPC
- the aroQ gene encoding type II 3-dehydroquinate dehydratase, giving the protein MKIVVIQGPNLNMLGHREQNVYGAMKLEEIHSQMEAVAKQNNFEIEFFQSNLEGEIVDKIQECLGDADGIIINPAAYTHSSIAIRDAISAVALPAIEVHISNIYRREEFRQKSMTAAVCTGQISGFGPFGYHLAMISMMQMLGELDALRKAQIAQQQVAQA